One part of the Bacillota bacterium genome encodes these proteins:
- a CDS encoding DUF6259 domain-containing protein yields MPTHVLRTPQMEIGVERGIIHLLANRKAGETFSVPAAPPLTGVRHLKSGEVWNDRPQVEHRLQGQELLVELRWREQGTGNLLQTRLRAQPEGDVLVTQKADCTLPGLVGLQWELVIPDTCELLVPGYSGLRLSADSDFQPMQFNYPMEWEAQFVLVQGKRGGFLIYAEDNAEHFKRLFVQHRSRQFWVGFETWCTAPFDKIQQAESVRWRICAYSGSWLHGAAMYRRWAEETFGLAALRRTQPGWVDDIQTVIIDNGDDMDKMRALAERLNPRQTLVYIPDWRKDGYDRNYPDYTPLPDMPHRMEQLRRLGFRIMLHVNYFGCTPENPVYEQMKAYHFRDPFTGDPLYWDWQRAEPPIKFAYINPAAKAWRELFVQRMVDLCRLLKPDALHLDQTLCIYNDRNGLIDDMNAMQGNMALHRELRDALPDVALSGEGLNEVSFRYEQFAQRHAWGINAADSKAEMRYVRMAHPVSSSLLVPHTRLYGYLGMVSPQMWQLYVAWRTAYERFGVLPTFGWLSREQATQPDTTMQILWGEARWFQQHRPVPDYTPARWDANTVFAYRTVDGGIARYRREPTGVCLEAQKGGVRRIIARRIEGVSQARVGGSIPHWHAYNEQGMLGLNPDTSYVWVSNPPDLNALHVHHMPEKLMLAAATVQQAEWAHFGFQPHEEVLVVLHDLREQIRHEVAGRLGEGYIVEHETGAVARPHGDGIFMHPPYRRHVGKSVWLEYTVTLPADRTCVFRSGIGYTSPDAAQRSDGITFSVTAFGTRGSLSAKQHVMGNTPQELTLNLSALRGQRIRLRLEAHPGPKGSPDFDWGYWTRPRVAALPTQQMPVEVYSPQQPRLAFLNGAVARWQSVASRRYRFVLPADGGALVLVYAEPKPVALPVDLTQVTFQSGLELQGAVAAPTGFLQAGVGTGVCSGVAKRGFSAHPPPHGKSYVAFLLRLPWQPAVLRGFAGIRDGAEGKSNGVRFSVEVNGKEMWNRTVLPGEGWMPFEVPLNRWQGQAVFLRLVGDSLGDYGWDWAHWGEVRIE; encoded by the coding sequence GTGCCAACCCATGTTTTACGCACGCCGCAGATGGAAATCGGCGTGGAGCGCGGTATCATCCATCTGCTGGCCAACCGCAAAGCGGGCGAAACCTTCTCCGTGCCGGCAGCGCCGCCGCTGACGGGTGTGCGTCATCTCAAAAGCGGGGAGGTGTGGAACGACCGTCCGCAGGTGGAACATCGCCTGCAGGGGCAGGAGCTGCTGGTGGAGCTTCGCTGGCGCGAGCAGGGCACGGGCAACCTGTTGCAGACTCGCCTGCGCGCACAGCCAGAGGGCGACGTGCTGGTGACGCAGAAGGCGGACTGTACCCTGCCCGGACTGGTGGGCTTGCAGTGGGAGCTGGTGATACCCGACACCTGCGAGCTGCTGGTACCAGGCTACAGCGGTCTGCGCCTGAGCGCAGACAGCGACTTCCAGCCCATGCAGTTCAACTACCCGATGGAGTGGGAAGCGCAATTTGTGCTGGTACAGGGCAAGCGGGGCGGCTTCCTGATTTACGCGGAGGACAACGCGGAACACTTCAAGCGTCTCTTTGTACAGCACCGCAGCAGGCAGTTCTGGGTGGGTTTCGAGACGTGGTGTACCGCCCCCTTCGACAAAATCCAGCAGGCAGAGTCGGTACGGTGGCGCATCTGTGCCTATTCGGGCAGCTGGCTGCACGGCGCGGCGATGTACCGGCGGTGGGCGGAGGAGACCTTCGGGCTGGCTGCGCTGCGACGCACGCAACCCGGCTGGGTGGACGATATCCAGACGGTCATCATCGACAACGGCGACGACATGGACAAAATGCGGGCGCTGGCGGAACGGCTGAACCCGCGTCAAACGCTAGTCTACATCCCGGACTGGCGCAAAGACGGCTACGACCGCAACTACCCCGACTACACGCCGCTTCCGGACATGCCGCACCGCATGGAGCAGTTGCGTCGGCTGGGTTTTCGAATCATGTTGCACGTGAACTACTTCGGCTGCACGCCGGAAAACCCCGTGTACGAACAGATGAAAGCCTATCACTTCCGCGACCCGTTCACCGGCGACCCGCTATACTGGGACTGGCAGCGCGCCGAGCCGCCCATCAAGTTCGCCTACATCAATCCAGCGGCGAAGGCGTGGCGGGAGTTGTTTGTGCAGCGCATGGTGGATCTGTGCCGCCTGCTGAAACCCGACGCCTTACATCTGGACCAAACGCTATGTATCTACAACGACCGCAATGGTCTTATCGACGATATGAACGCCATGCAGGGCAATATGGCGTTGCACCGCGAGCTGCGGGACGCCCTGCCCGACGTGGCGCTGTCCGGTGAAGGGCTGAACGAAGTCTCTTTCCGCTATGAGCAGTTCGCGCAACGGCACGCGTGGGGCATCAACGCGGCTGACTCCAAAGCGGAGATGCGCTACGTCCGTATGGCGCACCCGGTGAGCTCGAGCTTACTGGTGCCTCACACCCGCCTGTACGGCTATCTCGGAATGGTAAGCCCGCAGATGTGGCAGCTTTATGTGGCGTGGCGCACGGCATACGAACGGTTCGGCGTGTTGCCCACCTTCGGGTGGCTATCGCGTGAGCAGGCGACTCAGCCCGATACCACCATGCAAATCCTCTGGGGCGAGGCGCGATGGTTCCAGCAGCACCGTCCTGTGCCCGATTACACCCCCGCCCGCTGGGATGCGAATACTGTATTCGCTTACCGCACTGTGGATGGCGGCATCGCCCGCTACCGCCGCGAGCCAACCGGCGTCTGCCTGGAGGCGCAAAAGGGTGGCGTGCGTCGCATCATCGCGCGGCGTATTGAGGGCGTAAGCCAGGCACGGGTTGGCGGTTCTATTCCCCACTGGCACGCCTATAACGAGCAGGGGATGCTGGGCTTGAACCCCGATACGAGTTACGTTTGGGTGAGTAATCCGCCCGACCTGAACGCTTTGCACGTGCATCATATGCCGGAGAAGCTCATGCTTGCCGCCGCTACTGTTCAGCAGGCGGAGTGGGCGCACTTCGGCTTCCAGCCGCACGAAGAGGTGCTTGTCGTTCTCCACGACCTGCGCGAGCAGATACGGCACGAAGTCGCCGGTAGGTTGGGCGAAGGTTACATCGTGGAACACGAGACGGGTGCGGTGGCACGCCCCCACGGCGATGGCATCTTCATGCACCCACCGTACCGTCGGCACGTTGGGAAGAGTGTCTGGCTGGAGTATACGGTCACTCTACCCGCCGACCGCACCTGTGTGTTCCGAAGTGGGATAGGCTACACTTCGCCGGATGCCGCCCAACGCAGCGATGGCATCACTTTCTCGGTAACCGCCTTTGGCACACGCGGATCCCTGTCGGCGAAGCAGCATGTCATGGGCAACACCCCGCAGGAACTCACGTTGAACCTGAGTGCGCTTCGCGGACAGCGCATCCGCCTGCGACTGGAGGCACACCCAGGTCCCAAAGGTTCCCCCGATTTCGACTGGGGATACTGGACACGCCCGCGCGTGGCGGCACTGCCGACGCAACAGATGCCGGTGGAGGTCTACTCTCCCCAACAACCGCGTCTGGCGTTCCTGAACGGCGCGGTGGCGCGCTGGCAGTCGGTGGCGTCGCGGCGTTACCGCTTCGTGCTGCCTGCCGACGGAGGCGCGCTGGTCTTAGTCTACGCGGAACCGAAACCGGTTGCTCTTCCGGTAGACCTGACGCAGGTCACATTCCAGAGCGGGCTGGAACTGCAGGGCGCGGTGGCCGCACCGACAGGGTTCCTGCAGGCGGGTGTGGGCACAGGCGTCTGTTCAGGTGTGGCCAAGCGCGGCTTCTCCGCCCACCCTCCACCCCACGGCAAGTCGTATGTCGCCTTCCTGTTGAGGCTGCCTTGGCAACCAGCGGTCTTGCGCGGATTTGCGGGCATCCGGGACGGGGCAGAGGGTAAATCCAACGGCGTGCGCTTCAGCGTGGAGGTAAACGGCAAAGAGATGTGGAACCGAACCGTGCTTCCCGGCGAGGGGTGGATGCCGTTTGAGGTGCCGCTGAATCGATGGCAAGGCCAGGCGGTGTTTCTGCGGCTGGTGGGCGACTCGCTGGGCGACTACGGTTGGGATTGGGCACACTGGGGTGAGGTCAGGATAGAATGA
- a CDS encoding HDIG domain-containing protein, translating to MNRQDAWNLLCEYTQSENLRRHALAVEACMRYYARLWGEDEDLWGIVGLLHDMDYEQHPSMEEHPFVGMEILRQRGYPEEVVRAVGAHADHTGIPRQTRMEHTLFACDELTGFVTAVALVRPSKKLAQVDVSAVRKKMKDKAFARAVSREDLLKGAEEIGLPFDEHVQHVINAMSTIAEELGL from the coding sequence ATGAATCGTCAGGACGCCTGGAACCTGCTTTGCGAGTACACGCAGTCCGAGAACCTGCGCCGCCACGCGCTGGCGGTAGAAGCATGTATGCGCTACTATGCCCGTCTGTGGGGCGAGGACGAGGACCTCTGGGGCATCGTCGGTCTGTTGCACGATATGGATTACGAGCAGCACCCATCCATGGAAGAGCATCCCTTTGTGGGCATGGAGATACTGCGTCAGCGCGGCTATCCGGAGGAAGTGGTTCGCGCGGTGGGGGCGCACGCTGACCACACGGGCATTCCCCGCCAGACGCGAATGGAACACACCCTTTTCGCCTGCGACGAGCTGACCGGCTTCGTGACGGCGGTGGCGCTGGTGCGTCCGAGCAAAAAGCTGGCACAGGTGGACGTAAGCGCAGTACGCAAGAAGATGAAGGACAAAGCCTTTGCGCGGGCGGTCAGCCGCGAGGACCTGCTGAAGGGGGCAGAGGAGATTGGCTTGCCGTTCGATGAGCATGTGCAGCACGTCATCAACGCCATGTCCACCATCGCGGAGGAGCTGGGGCTGTGA
- a CDS encoding ribonuclease HI family protein, giving the protein MKVYIDGASRGNPGKAGIGVVLCNDASEPVKEISESVGIATNNVAEYRALIRGLEEARALGADTVEVYTDSELLARQLSGQYGVHSPHLQPLYYRVRALLRLFKSVTIQHIPRAQNQRADTLAKAATGNESVSVQ; this is encoded by the coding sequence GTGAAGGTATACATCGACGGCGCATCGCGGGGCAATCCCGGCAAAGCGGGTATCGGCGTGGTGCTGTGCAATGACGCCAGCGAGCCAGTGAAGGAAATCAGCGAATCGGTCGGCATCGCCACCAACAACGTGGCAGAATATCGCGCGTTGATACGCGGTCTGGAGGAGGCGCGTGCGCTTGGTGCGGATACCGTGGAGGTGTATACCGATAGCGAGTTACTGGCACGTCAGCTCAGCGGGCAGTACGGTGTACACTCCCCACATTTGCAACCCCTTTACTACCGTGTCCGTGCGCTGTTACGGCTGTTCAAAAGCGTGACGATACAGCACATCCCCCGCGCCCAGAACCAGCGTGCGGACACACTGGCGAAGGCAGCAACGGGCAATGAATCTGTGAGTGTTCAATAA
- a CDS encoding DUF438 domain-containing protein encodes MSELINNRQRRIETLKGLIRQLHQGTDEAEVKTKIEQLLPDLDYSDVFTAEMQLIQEGIPPQSIQQLCDAHTRVLRAQLDRQQAIEMPPGHPLHTFLQENRALSQVIEQVRSLVQQVEALPDEQESTDYVRAIQQKLNDLTDVHKHYLRKEYLLFPYFEKNNLMGPPAVMWGKHDEARQLLREAISVLQSQPAFTAAQAKDCIQQAVLPAINAIAEMIYKEEKILFPVALSLLTEQDWYEIYLQSDEYGYCLIAPEGEWVPEGGVQMPIRQPAASGGRIRMPTGSFTLEELIAVMATLPFDLTFVDKDDTVRYFSPGKERIFSRSKAILGRKVQYCHPPKSVHIVDQILSDFKSGKQSRARFWINLRGRLVYICYYAVRNEEGEYLGTLEVTQELTEARSLEGERRLLMYDGEAAD; translated from the coding sequence ATGAGCGAGCTCATCAACAACCGCCAGAGGCGAATTGAGACCCTCAAAGGGTTGATCCGGCAGCTTCACCAGGGCACAGACGAGGCCGAGGTGAAGACGAAGATAGAGCAGCTGCTTCCCGACCTGGATTACAGCGACGTGTTCACTGCCGAGATGCAGCTGATACAGGAGGGCATTCCTCCGCAGAGTATCCAGCAGCTGTGCGATGCCCACACGCGCGTGTTGCGGGCGCAACTGGACAGGCAGCAGGCAATCGAGATGCCCCCTGGGCACCCACTGCATACCTTCTTGCAAGAGAATCGCGCACTGAGTCAGGTGATAGAGCAGGTGCGCTCCCTGGTGCAGCAGGTGGAAGCGTTGCCCGACGAGCAGGAAAGCACCGATTACGTGCGCGCCATTCAGCAGAAGCTCAATGACCTGACCGATGTGCACAAGCATTACCTGCGAAAGGAGTATCTGCTGTTCCCCTACTTCGAGAAGAACAACCTGATGGGTCCGCCTGCGGTGATGTGGGGGAAGCATGATGAGGCGCGTCAGCTCCTGCGCGAGGCGATTTCCGTGTTGCAAAGCCAGCCTGCCTTCACTGCAGCGCAGGCAAAAGACTGTATCCAGCAGGCAGTGCTGCCAGCGATAAACGCCATCGCGGAGATGATTTACAAGGAGGAGAAGATACTGTTCCCCGTTGCTCTTAGCCTGCTAACGGAGCAGGACTGGTACGAAATCTACCTGCAGAGCGACGAGTATGGCTACTGCCTCATTGCTCCAGAGGGCGAGTGGGTGCCCGAGGGCGGCGTCCAGATGCCGATACGGCAACCAGCTGCTTCTGGAGGGCGCATCCGTATGCCAACCGGCAGCTTTACCCTGGAAGAGCTCATCGCGGTGATGGCTACTCTGCCCTTCGACCTCACCTTCGTGGACAAGGACGACACGGTGCGCTACTTCAGTCCGGGAAAGGAGCGCATCTTTAGCCGTTCCAAAGCCATCCTCGGACGCAAGGTGCAGTACTGCCACCCGCCCAAGAGCGTACACATCGTTGATCAGATACTCAGCGACTTCAAGTCGGGCAAGCAAAGCCGTGCGCGATTCTGGATTAACCTGCGCGGCAGGCTGGTATATATCTGCTACTACGCCGTGCGTAACGAAGAGGGCGAGTACCTGGGCACCCTGGAGGTGACGCAGGAACTCACCGAGGCGCGTTCTCTGGAGGGCGAGCGCCGCTTGCTGATGTACGACGGCGAGGCTGCGGATTGA
- a CDS encoding M42 family metallopeptidase, giving the protein MDFDLLKRLCETPGVPGREDPIREVVKDALAPLVDSMEVDVMGNVVGVKRGNGARKVMLAAHMDEIGFIVRHIDDKGFVRLQPLGGFDARQLFAQRVLVHTRKGEVLKGVLAYSTKPAHMLTPEEMNKAPQIESFFVDLGMTAEQVKEKVSVGDMVTMDRTTESSGDTLFGKAKDDRVGVFVMIEALRLLKDKRTEVDIYAVATAQEEVGLRGATTAAYAIDPDIGIALDVTLANDYPGPSDTETVTKLGQGVAIKIMDGSLICHPKLVEHFREIAEREQIPHQMEILPRGGTDAGALQRSRAGTVSITISVPTRYVHTVNEMVHRKDVEAAATLVARYLEEAHTRDYRF; this is encoded by the coding sequence ATGGATTTCGACCTGTTGAAGCGACTGTGTGAGACACCGGGCGTTCCGGGTAGAGAGGACCCGATTCGCGAGGTGGTTAAAGACGCGCTGGCGCCGCTGGTAGATAGTATGGAGGTAGACGTGATGGGCAACGTGGTGGGCGTCAAGCGCGGCAACGGCGCACGCAAAGTGATGCTGGCGGCGCACATGGACGAAATTGGATTTATAGTACGGCACATCGACGATAAAGGTTTCGTACGACTGCAACCGCTGGGAGGGTTTGATGCCCGTCAGTTGTTTGCGCAGCGCGTGCTGGTGCATACGCGCAAGGGCGAGGTGCTGAAGGGCGTGCTCGCCTACTCCACCAAACCCGCCCACATGCTGACCCCCGAGGAGATGAACAAAGCCCCGCAAATCGAGAGCTTCTTCGTCGATTTGGGCATGACCGCCGAGCAGGTGAAGGAGAAAGTATCGGTTGGCGACATGGTAACGATGGACCGCACCACCGAGTCCAGCGGCGACACCCTGTTCGGTAAGGCGAAGGACGACCGTGTGGGCGTGTTTGTGATGATCGAAGCCCTGCGCCTGTTGAAAGACAAGCGTACGGAGGTGGACATCTACGCCGTCGCCACGGCGCAGGAGGAGGTGGGCTTGCGCGGTGCAACCACAGCGGCTTACGCGATAGACCCCGACATCGGCATCGCTCTGGACGTGACGCTGGCGAACGATTACCCCGGCCCTTCCGACACCGAGACGGTGACCAAACTGGGGCAAGGGGTGGCTATCAAGATTATGGACGGCAGCCTCATCTGCCATCCGAAGCTGGTGGAGCATTTCCGCGAGATTGCCGAGCGCGAGCAAATCCCGCACCAGATGGAGATTCTGCCTCGTGGAGGCACCGATGCGGGCGCACTGCAGCGCAGCCGTGCGGGCACAGTGAGCATCACCATCAGCGTGCCCACTCGATACGTGCATACCGTGAACGAGATGGTGCACCGCAAAGACGTCGAAGCGGCAGCCACGCTGGTGGCGCGCTATCTGGAAGAGGCACACACGCGGGACTACCGCTTCTAA
- a CDS encoding PDZ domain-containing protein produces MPANVCRVPLVFILIACFCCLQSVTTAQRVYPDALRRDIERARDRVYPAVVNILAVTRYFSEGRAQRSPSGGSGVIVTPQGHVLTNYHVAGNSTRITCSLTTGETLEATVVAHDPLTDLSILKLRADPKRRFPHAPLGNSDALKVGEYVLAMGNPLMLSSSATLGIVSNTRRVFTDFTQTEIEELQLDEGESTGLLTRWIQHDALILPGNSGGPLVNLNGEVVGINELGGSGMGFAIPSNLARQVLQQVLKTGRIERGWLGVTVLPVEKLGRKTGVLVSSVFPDSPAQKAGIQPGDILLSIDGVAVNARFFEEIPLFHQKVASLPMGKRVTIRLLREGKERTVTAVTARWERARGEEEEFREAGITAQNITRAMMVARKLATQQGVLVTGVRPGYPFDSARPNLKRNDIITSVNGIATPNLTALRKAITAAVKNGGEAIVHFRRGEEHLVTVARLTTPPPDTIGGELARPWLGVKTQVVTAELAKAMGVTEARGFRITEVYPWTEAGKAGLRVGDIILAVNDTDLEASRPQDADELRRVIEDLSVGEQVQLTILRGEKTQRVSVTLEETPASGETARRVRQKEFEFVVRDITPMDRMENRWNRDQNGVLVVECTMGGWAHLAGLRADDLILSINGVPIADTRAFEEVMARVVRERPKVTRIFLRRDGRTHFVFIEPDWAKLLP; encoded by the coding sequence ATGCCTGCAAACGTCTGTCGTGTGCCTTTAGTGTTTATACTAATCGCCTGCTTCTGTTGCCTGCAATCGGTTACCACTGCTCAGCGGGTATATCCTGATGCCCTTCGGCGCGACATCGAGCGCGCCCGGGACAGGGTGTATCCGGCGGTGGTCAACATTCTGGCGGTCACGCGCTACTTCAGCGAGGGACGGGCGCAACGTTCCCCCTCGGGCGGCAGTGGGGTCATCGTCACGCCGCAGGGACACGTGTTGACCAATTACCACGTGGCGGGCAACTCCACTCGCATTACCTGTTCCCTGACCACTGGCGAAACTCTGGAAGCCACCGTCGTCGCGCATGACCCATTGACCGACCTGAGTATCCTGAAACTGCGTGCCGACCCCAAACGCCGGTTTCCCCATGCGCCGCTGGGCAATTCGGACGCGCTGAAGGTGGGCGAATACGTGCTGGCGATGGGCAATCCGCTGATGCTTTCTTCGTCCGCGACGCTGGGCATCGTCTCTAACACGAGGCGCGTGTTCACCGACTTCACGCAGACCGAGATCGAGGAGCTGCAGCTGGATGAGGGCGAAAGCACCGGCTTACTGACGCGCTGGATCCAGCACGATGCGCTGATACTGCCCGGCAACTCGGGCGGGCCGCTGGTGAACCTCAACGGCGAGGTGGTGGGCATTAACGAGCTGGGTGGCAGCGGCATGGGCTTCGCCATCCCGTCTAACCTGGCGCGGCAGGTTCTGCAACAGGTGCTGAAGACGGGGCGCATCGAGCGTGGTTGGCTGGGTGTAACGGTGCTGCCAGTGGAAAAATTGGGTCGCAAAACCGGCGTGCTGGTCTCCTCGGTATTCCCCGACTCGCCCGCGCAGAAGGCGGGCATTCAGCCGGGCGACATCCTTCTGTCCATAGATGGAGTAGCGGTAAACGCTCGATTCTTTGAAGAGATACCCCTCTTCCATCAAAAGGTGGCTTCTCTGCCGATGGGAAAGCGGGTTACAATCCGCCTGCTGCGTGAGGGTAAGGAGCGTACTGTAACCGCTGTGACCGCGCGGTGGGAACGTGCGCGTGGGGAGGAAGAGGAGTTTCGCGAGGCGGGCATTACCGCGCAAAACATTACCCGCGCGATGATGGTGGCGCGCAAACTGGCAACGCAGCAGGGTGTACTGGTAACCGGTGTGCGCCCCGGTTACCCGTTCGACAGCGCGCGCCCGAACCTGAAGCGCAACGACATCATCACCTCGGTCAACGGTATTGCTACTCCCAACCTGACCGCCCTGCGCAAAGCGATTACAGCGGCGGTGAAAAACGGTGGAGAAGCGATAGTTCACTTCCGGCGCGGCGAGGAGCATCTGGTCACCGTAGCCCGCTTAACGACACCACCCCCGGACACCATCGGCGGCGAGCTGGCAAGACCCTGGCTGGGGGTCAAGACGCAGGTAGTGACCGCGGAGCTGGCAAAAGCGATGGGCGTGACGGAGGCTCGAGGCTTTCGCATTACCGAGGTATACCCGTGGACGGAGGCAGGGAAGGCAGGGTTGCGTGTGGGCGACATCATTCTCGCCGTGAACGACACCGACCTGGAGGCTTCGCGCCCGCAGGACGCGGACGAACTGCGCAGGGTTATCGAAGACCTGTCTGTGGGTGAACAGGTACAACTCACCATCCTGCGCGGTGAGAAGACACAAAGGGTATCGGTGACGCTGGAAGAGACACCCGCCTCTGGCGAGACCGCCCGACGGGTGCGCCAGAAGGAGTTTGAGTTTGTGGTACGCGACATCACGCCGATGGACCGCATGGAAAACCGCTGGAATCGCGACCAGAATGGTGTGCTGGTTGTCGAATGCACGATGGGTGGCTGGGCGCATCTGGCAGGGCTTCGTGCCGACGACTTGATTTTGAGCATCAACGGTGTGCCCATTGCCGACACACGCGCTTTCGAAGAGGTGATGGCGCGAGTAGTGCGGGAGCGTCCGAAGGTGACCCGCATCTTCCTGCGGCGCGATGGACGCACCCATTTCGTTTTCATCGAGCCTGACTGGGCAAAGCTGTTGCCGTAG